From a region of the Streptomyces tirandamycinicus genome:
- a CDS encoding TRM11 family SAM-dependent methyltransferase: MPSPLSVWNTAPTSAPAQRADRYVPGSAAHPAKMLPAIAAHAITTYTRPGDLVLDPMCGIGTTLVEAIGLGRHALGTEYEPRWADLARANTVQAVEASGRGSGNVACGDARRLTELIDERHHGGIALVVTSPPYGNFVHGQVRSTRETGERGVFKQDYRYSHDPSNLAHVSTDRLLDAFTEILTQCRHVLRPGGTVVVTTRPWRERGELIDLPSAVLAAGQAAGLTPTERCVALLAGIRNSQLIARPSFFQMKNVRDARRQGIPLAVVQHEDVLIFTRPLDPVASPAACSGPLPPPDRPTRPRKPATVAMYRSRTCIRAARHDHR; this comes from the coding sequence ATGCCGTCCCCTCTCTCGGTCTGGAACACCGCTCCGACCTCCGCTCCCGCCCAGCGCGCCGACCGCTACGTCCCCGGCTCCGCCGCCCACCCCGCCAAAATGCTCCCCGCCATCGCCGCCCACGCCATTACCACCTACACCCGACCCGGGGACCTGGTCCTGGACCCCATGTGCGGCATCGGCACCACCCTCGTCGAAGCCATCGGCCTCGGCCGTCACGCCCTCGGCACCGAGTACGAACCGCGCTGGGCCGACCTGGCCCGAGCCAACACCGTCCAAGCCGTGGAGGCATCCGGACGCGGCAGCGGAAACGTCGCATGCGGCGACGCCCGCCGCCTCACCGAACTCATCGACGAACGCCACCACGGCGGGATCGCCCTCGTCGTCACCTCACCGCCGTACGGGAACTTCGTGCACGGACAGGTCCGCTCCACCCGCGAGACCGGTGAACGCGGAGTGTTCAAGCAGGACTACCGCTACAGCCACGACCCCTCCAACCTCGCCCACGTCTCCACCGACCGCCTTCTGGACGCCTTCACCGAGATCCTCACCCAGTGCAGGCACGTACTGCGCCCCGGTGGCACCGTGGTCGTCACCACCCGCCCGTGGCGTGAACGAGGCGAACTCATCGACCTGCCCTCCGCCGTCCTCGCCGCCGGCCAGGCCGCCGGACTCACCCCCACCGAACGCTGCGTCGCCCTCCTCGCCGGCATCCGCAATAGCCAGCTCATCGCCCGCCCCTCCTTCTTCCAGATGAAGAACGTCCGCGACGCCCGCCGCCAGGGCATCCCCCTCGCCGTGGTCCAGCACGAGGACGTCCTGATCTTCACCCGACCACTCGACCCCGTAGCCAGCCCCGCCGCGTGCTCCGGTCCGCTCCCGCCGCCTGATCGCCCCACTCGGCCGCGCAAGCCCGCCACCGTTGCGATGTACCGCTCCCGCACCTGCATCCGGGCGGCCCGTCATGACCACCGCTGA